In Kitasatospora sp. NBC_00240, the following are encoded in one genomic region:
- a CDS encoding histidine decarboxylase, whose amino-acid sequence MSRTDTLTVPAGRDEPALPEARTAPLDAAGLRSPAQEPDVRDFELPAGGLDDGQRLRALDTMDAYLTSKRRYLLGYQATQEMGGSAFDLGRFMHHNINNLGDPFQSGGYKPNTKVVERAVLDYYAALWHAKGPYDAADPESYWGYVLSMGSTEGNMYALWNARDYLSGKALIQPPAATPDGTPRYLRAAAEPGNPNAHRPVAFYSEDTHYSFAKAVHVLGVETFHAVGTEQYPDECPLAAPTAAQSPAWPAEVPSRKGPSGHTWDGTGEIDIDALAVLVEFFAAKGHPIFVSLNLGSTFKGAHDDVREVCERLLPIFEKHGLIRSEVAYGKDPSTGEPLTDLRRRFWIHVDGALGAGYAPFLRMAAADPAGFDWAPDTTLPEFDFGVTLPTREFGDVDMVSSIAMSGHKWPGAPWPCGIYMTKVKYQISPPSQPEYIGAPDTTFAGSRNGFSPLILWDHLSRHSYRDQVDRIRRAQELAAYLEQQLRLLELEKDIELWPARTPGAITVRFRKPSPELVAKWSLSSQDVLLVPGDERTRRSYVHVFLMSSVDRAKLDELLADLGNDYAVLGRG is encoded by the coding sequence ATGAGCCGAACCGACACCCTGACCGTGCCCGCGGGCCGCGACGAGCCCGCGCTGCCCGAGGCCCGCACGGCCCCCCTGGACGCCGCCGGGCTCCGGAGCCCCGCCCAGGAACCCGACGTCCGCGACTTCGAGCTCCCCGCCGGCGGACTGGACGACGGGCAGCGCCTGCGCGCCCTCGACACCATGGACGCGTACCTGACGAGCAAGCGCCGCTACCTGCTCGGTTACCAGGCCACCCAGGAGATGGGCGGCAGCGCCTTCGACCTCGGCCGGTTCATGCACCACAACATCAACAACCTCGGCGACCCGTTCCAGAGCGGCGGCTACAAGCCCAACACCAAGGTCGTCGAACGCGCCGTCCTCGACTACTACGCCGCCCTGTGGCACGCCAAGGGACCGTACGACGCGGCCGACCCCGAGTCGTACTGGGGCTACGTGCTGTCCATGGGCTCGACCGAGGGCAACATGTACGCGCTCTGGAACGCCCGGGACTACCTGAGCGGCAAGGCGTTGATCCAGCCGCCGGCCGCCACGCCCGACGGCACCCCCCGGTACCTGCGGGCTGCGGCCGAACCGGGCAACCCCAACGCCCACCGCCCGGTGGCCTTCTACTCCGAGGACACCCACTACTCGTTCGCCAAGGCCGTCCACGTGCTCGGTGTCGAGACCTTCCACGCGGTCGGCACGGAGCAGTACCCGGACGAGTGCCCGCTGGCCGCGCCCACCGCGGCGCAGTCCCCGGCCTGGCCCGCCGAGGTGCCCTCCCGCAAGGGCCCCTCGGGCCACACCTGGGACGGCACCGGCGAGATAGACATCGACGCCCTGGCGGTGCTGGTCGAGTTCTTCGCCGCCAAGGGGCACCCGATCTTCGTCAGCCTCAACCTGGGCAGCACCTTCAAGGGCGCCCACGACGACGTCCGGGAGGTCTGCGAGCGCCTGCTGCCGATCTTCGAGAAGCACGGCCTGATCCGCAGCGAAGTGGCGTACGGCAAGGACCCGAGCACCGGTGAGCCGCTGACCGACCTGCGCCGGCGCTTCTGGATCCACGTCGACGGCGCCCTCGGCGCGGGCTACGCGCCCTTCCTGCGGATGGCCGCCGCCGACCCGGCCGGGTTCGACTGGGCCCCCGACACCACGCTCCCCGAGTTCGACTTCGGCGTCACGCTGCCCACCCGTGAGTTCGGCGACGTGGACATGGTCTCCTCGATCGCCATGAGCGGCCACAAGTGGCCCGGCGCGCCGTGGCCGTGCGGGATCTACATGACGAAGGTCAAGTACCAGATCTCACCGCCGTCCCAGCCGGAGTACATCGGCGCACCCGACACCACCTTCGCCGGCTCCCGCAACGGCTTCTCGCCGCTCATCCTCTGGGACCACCTCTCCCGGCACTCCTACCGGGACCAGGTGGACCGGATCCGCCGGGCCCAGGAGCTGGCCGCCTACCTGGAGCAGCAACTGCGCCTCCTGGAGCTGGAGAAGGACATCGAGCTGTGGCCCGCCCGCACCCCGGGCGCGATCACCGTACGGTTCCGCAAGCCCAGCCCCGAACTGGTCGCCAAGTGGTCCCTGTCCTCCCAGGACGTCCTGCTCGTCCCCGGCGACGAACGCACCCGGCGCAGCTACGTGCACGTCTTCCTGATGTCGTCGGTCGACCGCGCCAAGCTGGACGAGCTGCTGGCGGACCTCGGCAACGACTACGCCGTCCTCGGCCGGGGCTGA
- a CDS encoding PKD domain-containing protein, producing the protein MRGARVITGAALVLSVTGGLPLASPAFADTSIQPNLSVTLIQPGYEVPDRPLRVSASTWGDVESTYPVVTNTIDFGDGTVTVVAANSTSYPHDYAAPGTYTVTHVITDDHGRTGTTSRDISVGSGYIPLYYPTRFLDTRIGFGAPTRAVGPEGVLKLQVTGVSGVPTDRKVTAVLLNLTATNATDATHLTAFPGGAVPTVSNVNVTPGHDVANAVLVPVAPDGTISLFNHAGSVDLVVDILGYFTPEPRSWALRLGTAQNIVRALDTRNGTGGLARKIGPNEAITVPVRGPGMLPEEAAIAVVNLTATEGTESSFVTATPNMSPPHTSNLNFAAGQTVANQVTAPINPDGTITLYNHVGNVHLIADIQGYYSSSLQDASGKAVLTTGPTRLVDTRIAGQALGAGGRLKVKVRGTTGVPDGVSAVLVNLTATNPTQVSWLKVFTPGRSWTDASNLNVTPGATVPDSALVPVDSDGYIEVYNNAGSTDVIVDLQGFIV; encoded by the coding sequence GTGCGCGGAGCGCGCGTCATAACCGGTGCTGCCCTCGTCCTGTCCGTCACCGGCGGGCTGCCGCTGGCGTCTCCGGCCTTTGCCGACACCTCGATTCAGCCGAACCTCTCGGTAACCCTGATCCAGCCTGGCTACGAGGTCCCTGACCGACCGCTACGGGTCAGCGCCAGCACCTGGGGCGACGTGGAGAGCACGTACCCGGTCGTCACCAACACCATCGACTTCGGTGATGGAACGGTGACCGTTGTAGCGGCGAACTCGACTTCCTACCCGCACGACTACGCGGCGCCTGGCACCTACACCGTGACGCACGTGATCACGGATGACCACGGTCGGACAGGCACCACCTCACGGGACATCAGCGTCGGCAGCGGCTACATCCCGCTCTACTACCCCACGCGGTTCCTCGACACCCGAATCGGTTTCGGCGCCCCGACCAGGGCGGTCGGTCCCGAAGGCGTGCTCAAGCTGCAGGTGACCGGAGTCTCCGGGGTGCCGACCGACCGCAAGGTGACCGCTGTCCTGCTCAACCTGACTGCCACGAATGCCACCGATGCGACCCACCTCACGGCGTTCCCCGGCGGGGCCGTGCCGACCGTGTCGAACGTGAATGTGACCCCGGGCCACGACGTCGCCAACGCCGTGCTCGTGCCGGTCGCCCCGGACGGCACGATCTCCCTCTTCAACCATGCCGGAAGCGTCGACCTCGTCGTTGACATCCTGGGTTACTTCACTCCCGAGCCCCGGAGCTGGGCGCTGCGGCTGGGCACCGCGCAGAACATCGTCCGTGCCCTCGACACCCGTAACGGCACTGGTGGCCTCGCCCGGAAGATAGGGCCGAACGAGGCCATCACGGTACCGGTCCGCGGCCCCGGGATGCTCCCCGAGGAGGCCGCGATCGCGGTCGTCAATCTGACCGCGACCGAAGGTACCGAGAGCAGCTTCGTCACAGCCACCCCGAACATGTCGCCCCCGCACACCTCCAATCTCAACTTCGCCGCCGGGCAGACCGTCGCGAACCAGGTCACCGCCCCCATCAACCCCGACGGCACGATCACGCTCTACAACCACGTGGGGAACGTTCACCTCATCGCCGACATCCAGGGCTACTACTCCAGTTCGTTGCAGGACGCCTCCGGCAAGGCAGTTCTGACCACCGGACCGACCCGCCTGGTGGACACCCGAATCGCCGGCCAGGCGCTGGGAGCGGGCGGCAGGCTGAAGGTCAAGGTCCGGGGTACGACCGGAGTACCTGATGGCGTTTCGGCTGTCCTGGTGAATCTGACGGCGACCAACCCGACGCAGGTCAGCTGGCTCAAGGTCTTCACACCTGGCAGGTCGTGGACCGACGCCTCCAACCTCAACGTCACCCCCGGCGCCACCGTGCCCGACTCCGCCCTGGTGCCGGTGGACTCCGACGGCTACATCGAGGTGTACAACAACGCCGGCTCGACCGACGTGATCGTCGATCTCCAGGGATTCATCGTCTGA
- a CDS encoding ATP-grasp domain-containing protein — protein MSAPVRVWLNRTYAENVFFIEQLRAAPRQVEVHATHVDADSPVLAAADVASLEPDGLAPDEYVAFALEYCARNAVDVFLPRLNQLAISLHRKEFQEIGTALACPPATAIAAFDSKVDGYAAIASAGLPTPPWWQVRTADELLAAVTAIEAADGVPCLKPASGAGGEGFRVLTREPFGLHALSGWPSGKVQLDQVLAAMDASDTSVDLLVMPYLEGPEVSVDCLADLDGRLITAVGRTKHRRRRSFTTAARYLEPARQLVETLGVAFLSNVQFRHHHGEPVIIDVNTRPSGGLHQLSLAGLNLPWNAVQLALGEVPVPGPADRLAGIEFTLVSGVHPVLPRQVPPALERIPVAFDLVDALPG, from the coding sequence GTGAGCGCACCCGTACGCGTCTGGCTCAACCGCACCTACGCCGAGAACGTGTTCTTCATCGAGCAGTTGCGCGCCGCGCCGCGCCAGGTCGAGGTCCATGCCACCCATGTCGACGCCGACTCCCCGGTGCTGGCCGCCGCCGACGTCGCCTCGCTGGAACCCGACGGTCTCGCCCCCGACGAGTACGTGGCCTTCGCTCTCGAGTACTGCGCCCGCAACGCCGTCGATGTCTTCCTGCCCCGGCTCAACCAACTCGCCATCTCCCTGCACCGCAAGGAGTTCCAGGAGATCGGCACCGCGCTGGCCTGCCCGCCGGCCACCGCGATCGCGGCCTTCGACAGCAAGGTCGACGGGTACGCGGCCATAGCCTCCGCCGGCCTGCCGACTCCCCCCTGGTGGCAGGTGCGGACGGCCGACGAGCTGCTGGCCGCGGTGACCGCGATCGAGGCGGCGGACGGTGTGCCCTGCCTCAAGCCCGCCTCCGGGGCCGGCGGCGAGGGGTTCCGGGTCCTCACCCGCGAGCCCTTCGGACTGCACGCCCTGTCCGGGTGGCCGAGCGGCAAGGTCCAGCTCGACCAGGTGCTGGCCGCCATGGACGCCTCCGACACCTCCGTGGACCTGCTGGTGATGCCGTACCTGGAGGGTCCGGAGGTCTCGGTGGACTGCCTGGCCGACCTGGACGGCAGGCTGATCACCGCCGTCGGCCGCACCAAGCACCGCCGGCGGCGCAGCTTCACCACCGCCGCGCGGTACCTGGAGCCCGCCCGCCAGCTGGTCGAGACCCTCGGCGTGGCGTTTCTGTCGAACGTGCAGTTCCGGCACCACCACGGCGAGCCGGTGATCATCGACGTCAACACCAGACCGTCCGGCGGCCTGCACCAGCTGAGCCTCGCCGGCCTCAACCTGCCATGGAACGCGGTGCAGTTGGCGCTCGGCGAAGTTCCCGTCCCCGGGCCGGCCGACCGGCTCGCGGGCATCGAGTTCACCCTGGTGTCCGGAGTCCACCCGGTGCTGCCGCGCCAGGTGCCGCCCGCGCTGGAGCGCATCCCGGTGGCCTTCGACCTGGTCGACGCCCTGCCGGGCTGA
- a CDS encoding GAP family protein — MGDAVGQMLASAVGIAISPLPLIAVILMLSTPKGQANGSAFTAGWVLALAAVVTVVVLAGSGVTTHTGKPTWSYWLKLALGVVFLLLGAKQWRGRPREGHVTEPPKWMRAIDRFTPGKAAGLAAALVVANPKNLALAVGGAASIATSSASVGGKTVAAVLMVLVGSLCTLLPLGVRLLGGDRSAQVLGGWKAWTAAHNAAVMMVVLVVLGAKYVGDSISGLTT, encoded by the coding sequence GTGGGCGACGCCGTCGGCCAGATGCTGGCCTCCGCGGTCGGCATCGCGATCAGCCCGCTGCCGCTGATCGCGGTGATCCTGATGCTGTCCACGCCCAAGGGGCAGGCCAACGGCTCCGCGTTCACCGCCGGCTGGGTGCTCGCGCTGGCCGCGGTGGTGACGGTCGTGGTGCTCGCGGGATCCGGTGTCACCACCCACACCGGGAAGCCCACCTGGTCGTACTGGCTGAAGCTGGCGCTCGGTGTGGTCTTCCTCCTGCTCGGCGCCAAGCAGTGGCGGGGCCGCCCGCGGGAGGGCCACGTCACCGAGCCGCCGAAGTGGATGCGGGCGATCGACCGCTTCACCCCGGGCAAGGCGGCCGGCCTGGCGGCCGCGCTGGTCGTGGCGAACCCGAAGAACCTGGCGCTCGCCGTGGGCGGCGCGGCCTCCATCGCGACCAGCAGCGCCTCGGTCGGCGGAAAGACGGTGGCCGCGGTGCTGATGGTGCTGGTGGGTTCGCTGTGCACGCTGCTGCCGCTCGGTGTGCGCCTCCTCGGCGGCGACCGGTCGGCCCAGGTGCTGGGCGGCTGGAAGGCGTGGACGGCCGCCCACAACGCGGCCGTCATGATGGTCGTCCTGGTCGTCCTCGGCGCCAAGTACGTCGGGGACTCGATCTCCGGTCTGACCACGTGA
- a CDS encoding sn-glycerol-3-phosphate ABC transporter ATP-binding protein UgpC produces the protein MASVTFDKATRLYPGGTKPAVDALELHVEDGEFLVLVGPSGCGKSTSLRMLAGLEDVNGGAIRIGDRDVTHLPPKDRDIAMVFQNYALYPHMTVADNMGFALKIAGVNKAEIRSKVEEAAKILDLTDYLDRKPKALSGGQRQRVAMGRAIVREPQVFLMDEPLSNLDAKLRVSTRTQIASLQRRLGITTVYVTHDQVEALTMGDRVAVLKDGLLQQVDSPRTMYDRPANLFVAGFIGSPAMNLVEVPLVDGGVKFGGSIINISREELAGAGTDKTVTVGIRPEHFEIVPSGGIEGVAVTVNVVEELGADGFVYGTTKIGGDDKDIVVRVHGRQIPERGETIHVVPIGHETHVFSSSTGARLSA, from the coding sequence ATGGCTTCTGTCACGTTCGACAAGGCGACCCGCCTCTACCCGGGCGGCACCAAGCCCGCCGTGGACGCCCTTGAGCTGCACGTCGAGGACGGCGAGTTCCTCGTCCTCGTCGGCCCCTCGGGCTGCGGCAAGTCGACCAGCCTCCGCATGCTGGCCGGCCTGGAGGACGTCAACGGTGGCGCCATCCGCATCGGTGACCGCGACGTCACGCACCTTCCGCCGAAGGACCGCGACATCGCGATGGTGTTCCAGAACTACGCGCTGTACCCGCACATGACCGTCGCGGACAACATGGGCTTCGCCCTGAAGATCGCCGGCGTCAACAAGGCCGAGATCCGCAGCAAGGTCGAGGAGGCCGCGAAGATCCTCGACCTGACCGACTACCTCGACCGCAAGCCGAAGGCGCTCTCCGGCGGTCAGCGCCAGCGTGTCGCGATGGGCCGCGCGATCGTCCGCGAGCCGCAGGTCTTCCTCATGGACGAGCCGCTGTCGAACCTGGACGCCAAGCTCCGTGTCTCGACCCGTACGCAGATCGCGAGCCTGCAGCGCCGCCTGGGCATCACCACCGTGTACGTGACCCACGACCAGGTCGAAGCCCTCACCATGGGTGACCGCGTCGCGGTCCTCAAGGACGGTCTGCTGCAGCAGGTCGACAGCCCGCGCACCATGTACGACCGCCCGGCGAACCTGTTCGTGGCCGGCTTCATCGGCTCCCCGGCGATGAACCTCGTCGAGGTTCCGCTGGTCGACGGCGGCGTGAAGTTCGGCGGCTCGATCATCAACATCTCCCGCGAGGAGCTGGCCGGCGCCGGCACCGACAAGACCGTCACCGTCGGCATCCGCCCGGAGCACTTCGAGATCGTCCCGTCCGGCGGCATCGAGGGCGTCGCGGTCACCGTGAACGTGGTCGAGGAGCTCGGCGCCGACGGCTTCGTCTACGGCACCACCAAGATCGGTGGCGACGACAAGGACATCGTCGTCCGCGTGCACGGCCGTCAGATCCCGGAACGCGGCGAGACCATCCACGTCGTGCCGATCGGTCACGAGACCCACGTCTTCTCGAGCAGCACGGGTGCCCGCCTGAGCGCCTGA
- a CDS encoding histone deacetylase encodes MTPPPPATAASGPAPGRRVWYAAYASNMCLDRFTSYLAGGRPVGAARTYPGCRDARPPERAVPVLLPGQLYFALESAVWTGGCGLYDPLDPGEMPARAYLLSAGQFSDIAAQETARPPGTDLDLTGVLADGRARLGPGRYETLLCAGWLDGLPVLTFTAPWRRTEAEPNRPSAGYLRQLARGLREGHGWSAGRIAAYLGSRPGAAGAWLPADLEGLLGPAGRPAPGAPASGPAAPARPVRKIPGQVP; translated from the coding sequence ATGACGCCGCCGCCGCCCGCCACCGCCGCGTCCGGCCCCGCCCCCGGCCGGCGGGTCTGGTACGCGGCCTACGCCTCCAACATGTGCCTGGACCGGTTCACCAGCTACCTCGCCGGGGGCCGGCCTGTCGGGGCGGCCCGCACCTACCCCGGCTGCCGGGACGCCCGGCCACCGGAGCGCGCGGTGCCCGTCCTGCTGCCCGGACAGCTCTACTTCGCGCTGGAATCCGCCGTCTGGACCGGCGGCTGCGGCCTCTACGACCCGCTCGACCCGGGTGAGATGCCGGCCCGTGCCTACCTGCTGTCGGCCGGGCAGTTCTCGGACATCGCGGCCCAGGAGACGGCCCGCCCACCCGGCACCGACCTCGACCTGACCGGGGTGCTGGCGGACGGCCGCGCCCGGCTGGGGCCGGGCCGCTACGAGACCCTGCTCTGCGCCGGCTGGCTGGACGGCCTGCCGGTGCTGACCTTCACCGCGCCCTGGCGGCGGACGGAGGCCGAACCCAACCGGCCGTCCGCCGGGTACCTGCGCCAGCTGGCCCGGGGGCTGCGTGAGGGGCACGGCTGGTCGGCCGGGCGCATCGCGGCATACCTGGGCAGTCGCCCGGGGGCGGCGGGGGCCTGGCTGCCGGCAGACCTCGAAGGCCTGCTCGGCCCGGCGGGGCGGCCCGCACCGGGTGCTCCGGCGTCCGGACCGGCGGCGCCCGCGCGGCCGGTCCGCAAGATTCCGGGGCAGGTGCCATAA
- a CDS encoding solute carrier family 23 protein: MRRRPPRCGAVNGRDAAKPRPGAGPPRPRFDRPTTADVGSGFVTGLFSIPEGMAYAAIGGFNPVAGLFSGVVPAIVGSLTARTVLMVTTLTSAIALTAQSVLDEAGLDPLDPGNVALISVMAGVVMLLMGLLRFGVVLSFVSNAVMTGFATGIAVQIITGVLHDATGYQPQGHNRIARFYDWLTHLGSWDFATTAVAAVTVGVWALAHAVPRLRPVALLVAMVTVGVAVALLGTDVELVGSIADIPSALPHFTAPHWSALPSLAGGALSIALVALAQGAGISPTVPNPDGSKPDMNRDFTAQGLANLAGGLFQALPTGGSLSRTGVAVAAGARTRWSGVFSGVWLALIVLTLAPAAERIPMPVIGGLILVVGGELIWGKRHDILLVLRTSWTSTAAMVLTFVLTTQLALQQTIIVGAVLSLLLYCVQAARQARLRAILPTGDGHWRTAAPPPRLPAGEVTVLEYTGVSLFAELPHIQADWPDTTGADRAVLVLLVRGIPDVPSSAVIKWLGSRSDELGRQGGRLVLAGATPAFEHVIRATGLIERLGDDGLVPAAPVLGASLQEAVDLGERWIAEGRDPDRPP, encoded by the coding sequence GTGCGCCGCCGGCCACCACGGTGCGGCGCCGTGAACGGGCGGGACGCCGCGAAGCCGCGCCCCGGCGCCGGACCGCCCCGGCCGCGGTTCGACAGGCCGACCACGGCCGACGTCGGATCGGGTTTCGTGACCGGCCTGTTCTCGATCCCCGAGGGCATGGCGTACGCGGCGATCGGCGGCTTCAACCCGGTGGCCGGGCTCTTCTCGGGCGTCGTCCCGGCGATCGTCGGCTCGCTGACGGCCCGTACCGTCCTCATGGTCACCACCCTGACCAGCGCGATCGCGCTCACCGCGCAGAGCGTGCTGGACGAGGCCGGGCTGGACCCGCTCGACCCCGGGAACGTCGCCCTGATCTCGGTGATGGCCGGGGTGGTGATGCTGCTGATGGGCCTGCTGCGCTTCGGCGTGGTGCTGAGCTTCGTCTCCAACGCCGTGATGACGGGCTTCGCCACCGGCATCGCCGTCCAGATCATCACCGGCGTGCTCCACGACGCCACCGGCTACCAGCCGCAGGGCCACAACAGGATCGCGCGGTTCTACGACTGGCTGACGCACCTCGGCAGCTGGGACTTCGCCACGACCGCGGTGGCGGCCGTGACCGTCGGTGTCTGGGCGCTCGCCCACGCCGTACCGCGGCTGCGACCGGTCGCGCTGCTGGTCGCCATGGTCACGGTGGGTGTCGCGGTGGCGCTGCTCGGCACCGATGTCGAGCTGGTCGGGAGCATCGCCGACATCCCCTCCGCGCTGCCGCACTTCACCGCCCCGCACTGGTCGGCGCTCCCCTCCCTCGCGGGCGGCGCCCTTTCGATCGCCCTGGTCGCCCTCGCTCAGGGCGCCGGCATCTCCCCGACCGTGCCCAACCCGGACGGCTCGAAGCCCGACATGAACCGGGACTTCACCGCCCAGGGCCTGGCCAACCTGGCCGGCGGCCTGTTCCAGGCCCTGCCGACCGGCGGCTCGCTGTCCCGCACCGGGGTCGCCGTCGCGGCCGGTGCCCGGACCCGCTGGTCCGGCGTGTTCTCCGGGGTCTGGCTCGCCCTGATCGTGCTGACCCTCGCCCCGGCGGCCGAGCGGATTCCGATGCCGGTGATCGGCGGCCTGATCCTGGTGGTCGGCGGCGAGCTGATCTGGGGGAAGCGCCACGACATCCTGCTCGTCCTGCGCACCTCGTGGACGTCGACGGCGGCGATGGTGCTCACCTTCGTCCTCACCACCCAGCTGGCGCTGCAGCAGACCATCATCGTCGGCGCCGTGCTGTCCCTCCTGCTGTACTGCGTCCAGGCGGCCCGGCAGGCCCGGCTGCGCGCGATCCTGCCGACCGGCGACGGCCACTGGCGCACGGCGGCCCCGCCGCCCCGACTGCCGGCCGGCGAGGTCACCGTCCTCGAATACACCGGCGTCAGCCTGTTCGCCGAACTGCCGCACATCCAGGCCGACTGGCCGGACACCACCGGTGCGGACCGGGCCGTACTCGTCCTGCTGGTCCGCGGCATCCCGGACGTCCCGTCCTCCGCGGTGATCAAGTGGCTCGGCAGTCGGTCGGACGAACTCGGGCGCCAGGGCGGCCGGCTCGTGCTGGCCGGGGCCACCCCGGCCTTCGAGCACGTGATCCGGGCCACCGGCCTGATCGAACGCCTCGGTGACGACGGCCTCGTCCCCGCTGCCCCCGTGCTCGGCGCCTCCCTCCAGGAGGCCGTCGACCTGGGCGAGCGGTGGATCGCCGAGGGCCGCGACCCGGACCGCCCTCCTTGA
- a CDS encoding Lrp/AsnC family transcriptional regulator, with protein sequence MPNNPHARQAPLDDVDRAILRILADNARTPNNALADAVGIAPSTCLARVRALRERGVIRAFRAEIAPAAIGLPLQAMISVRLRAHTREQNESFRDTAPDMPGVVAVFHMAGSDDYLLHVALAHPDALRDFVVDHLTTHPAVAQTRTNLIFEQIAGRRHLVPGQ encoded by the coding sequence GTGCCGAATAATCCTCACGCCCGGCAGGCGCCCCTCGACGACGTGGACCGGGCGATCCTGCGCATCCTCGCCGACAATGCCCGCACGCCGAACAACGCGCTGGCGGACGCGGTGGGCATCGCCCCTTCGACCTGCCTGGCCCGGGTGCGCGCCCTGCGCGAGCGCGGGGTCATCCGCGCGTTCCGGGCCGAGATCGCCCCGGCCGCGATCGGGCTCCCGCTGCAGGCGATGATCTCGGTCCGGCTGCGGGCCCACACCCGGGAGCAGAACGAGAGCTTCCGCGACACCGCCCCGGACATGCCCGGTGTGGTGGCGGTCTTCCACATGGCCGGATCCGACGACTACCTGCTCCACGTCGCCCTCGCGCATCCCGACGCCCTGCGCGACTTCGTGGTGGACCACCTCACCACCCACCCGGCGGTGGCGCAGACCCGGACCAACCTGATCTTCGAGCAGATCGCCGGGCGCCGGCACCTCGTCCCGGGGCAGTGA
- a CDS encoding SHOCT domain-containing protein: MDDYPLLNLFWTMLEFFLWVLWFFLLFKIISDIFRSQDLGGWGKAGWTIFVILLPFLGVFVYVIARGRSMGERDMEQARRTDAAFKAYVRDAAAPDGGGGGPSGHVDELAKLADLKNSGALTEVEYQRAKDKLLA; encoded by the coding sequence ATGGACGACTACCCGCTGCTCAATCTGTTCTGGACCATGTTGGAGTTCTTCCTCTGGGTCCTCTGGTTCTTCCTGCTTTTCAAGATCATCAGCGACATCTTCCGCAGCCAGGACCTGGGCGGCTGGGGCAAGGCAGGCTGGACGATCTTCGTGATCCTGCTCCCGTTCCTCGGCGTGTTCGTCTACGTGATCGCACGCGGCCGCTCGATGGGTGAGCGCGACATGGAGCAGGCCAGGCGCACCGACGCCGCGTTCAAGGCCTACGTGCGGGACGCGGCCGCCCCCGACGGTGGCGGTGGCGGACCGTCCGGCCATGTCGACGAGCTCGCCAAGCTCGCCGACCTCAAGAACAGCGGCGCGCTCACCGAGGTGGAGTACCAGCGGGCGAAGGACAAGCTGCTGGCCTGA
- a CDS encoding methylated-DNA--[protein]-cysteine S-methyltransferase, whose protein sequence is MSTTWITVGTPLPSGPMQIAVTPAGVVTSGYLPAGPGASLPLCADPAKIDAVTGRITEYLAGRRRELGLPIDWSRTGDAHRVVLRTLLTEVPYGQTITYGELAALSGVFEGTTEPGAAARTVGQMMAANPVPLLVPCHRVVAADGIGGFGGGRVGIEVKRWLLTLEGVLEPTLDWNGPDWAEAAERG, encoded by the coding sequence ATGTCGACCACGTGGATCACGGTCGGAACACCGCTGCCCAGCGGCCCGATGCAGATCGCCGTGACACCGGCGGGCGTCGTGACGTCCGGCTACCTGCCCGCCGGGCCGGGAGCGTCGTTGCCGCTCTGCGCCGACCCGGCGAAGATCGACGCGGTCACGGGCCGGATCACCGAGTACCTGGCCGGGCGCCGCCGTGAGCTGGGCCTGCCGATCGACTGGTCCAGGACCGGTGACGCCCACCGGGTTGTGCTGCGCACCCTGCTCACCGAAGTCCCGTACGGACAGACCATCACCTACGGTGAACTCGCCGCGCTCAGCGGGGTGTTCGAAGGAACCACGGAGCCCGGGGCGGCCGCCCGGACGGTCGGGCAGATGATGGCCGCCAACCCGGTACCGCTGCTGGTGCCCTGCCACCGGGTGGTCGCGGCGGACGGCATCGGCGGCTTCGGCGGCGGCCGGGTCGGCATCGAGGTGAAGCGCTGGCTGCTGACCCTGGAGGGCGTGCTGGAGCCGACCCTGGACTGGAACGGCCCCGACTGGGCCGAGGCCGCCGAGCGCGGCTGA